The Streptomyces sp. M92 nucleotide sequence GCTGGGCGCGACCTGGCTGGCGACCGGGGTGTCCCTGGCGGCGCTCTTCGGCGCGGGCGCGGTGGCGGCGTACCTGATGCGCCGCCAGCCCGGGGCACCGGAGGCGTCGTAACGGACGCCGGTGCCGGGGTCGCGACGACCCACGGGGCGCGTCCGGGTCACGGGTCAGGGGACACGGGTCACGGGTCACGGGTCAGGGGACACGGGCCGAATCACAGGTCACGGGGCACGGGGCACGGAGCACGGGGCACGGGGCACAGACCACTGGTCACTTCAGTCACGGGTCACGAGGCCCGCCCGGCGCCGGCGCCTCCCCGTACCTCCAGGCCGGCGAGCAGCTCGGCCGTGGCGCCTGCGACGGCCTCCACGGCCCGTTCGAAAACCTCACGGTTGTGCGCGGCCGGTGCGCGGAAGCCTGAGACCTTGCGGACGTACTGCAGGGCGGCGGCCCTGATCTCGTCCTCGGTGGCCTCCTCGGGGAGCGCGGGCGGACGCAGTGTCTTGATGCTGCGGCACATGGCCTCAGTCTCCTCTCTTCAGGTCCACCCGCCAGTCGTTCGACCTGATCCAGTGGCCCTTCGGGTACTCGAAGTCGGCCTGGCCGAGCAGGGTGAAGCCGGCCCGTCGGCAGACCGCGTTGGAGGCGGCGTGGTCGATGCTCGGGAACGCGTGCAGATACCGGTGCGGACCGGCGTCACGGGCGGCCTCCGTCACGGCACGGGCGGCCCGCGCGGCCAGCCCCCGCCCCTGGAACTCGGGCAGCACCGCCCAGCCGGTCTCCCAGACCTCCGCGCCCCGCCAGGTCCGCTGCCAGTACCCGATCGAGCCGACGGTCTCGCCGCCGTCCGCCAGCGTGACCCGGTACATCCGCCCCGATGCCAACCCGAGGTAGCGCCCGTGCCGTACCGCGAGCTGCTCCTCGGTCTCCGGGCCGCCCAGGTGCACGGTCATTCCGGGGGCGTTGGTCCTGCGCAGCAGCCACAGATCCCCCTCCGCCCAGGGCACCAGGCACACCCGGTCCCCTTCACCGTCGGCCCGCTCTTCCACGCCGTCCATGTTCTCCACGGTAGGGCAGGGGTCTGACAGTGGGTCCCGGCGGCGGGGGCGCTCCTTTCGCGTGAACCACCGAAGGGAACGCGCGCCTCAAAATCGAACAGGCGTATCATTGGATCGTGGCTACGACCTATGACTTCCCCAGTGACCTCCTCGCCGGCCAGGAGGAACTGCATCAGGTCCGGGCCGAGCTGTCGGCCCTGCTCAAGAGACTCCCCTGGTCCGTCGAACCGCTCGACGGCTTCAGCGACGACAACGGCTGGCGCAAGGTCGAACGCCCGGCCTCGCCCGGCTGGTCCGCGGACGAACAGGCCGAGGTGGAGAAGCTCCGACAGCGCGAGCGCGAGCTCGCCGTGTTCGTCAGCACCCATCGCTACTGGTCGCAGATCACCGGCCCCGACCAGGTGACCGCCCGTTCGGAACTGAAACGCGCACACGCCATCCCGGCCCCCGAGACCTCGCCCGAGGACGCCTGACCGAAGGACGCCTGACCGAAGGACGCCTGACCGAAGGACGCCTGACCGAAGACGTCTGACCGAAGGACGCCTGACCGAAGACGCCTGAGAGGACCCCGCACCGGCAGGCACCCTGCGGAGCACGCTCAGCGGGCGCATGCGAAAGGCCCCCGGAGCATTCTCCGAGGGCCTCGCACCGACGACAGCGGCGCCGGTCCCGGTGGGCGCGGACGGTTTCGAACCGCCGACATCCTGCTTGTAAGGCAGGCGCTCTACCCCTGAGCTACGCACCCAGGACGAGTGGACAGCCTACATGGCACAGGGCGCTGCCCGGCAATCGCGGCTGGCGCCGGCCTCCCGCCTCTCCCGGCCGGGGGTTAACCCCACCCCCGATCCGGGAGTGGTCCGGATCCCGGCTGGGCTCCCCGCTCCATACGCTCGAAGAGCCTCGCCGCGCCGGGCCCCGCTCCGCGGACCCACCCGCGGCACCTCGCCGTCCGTCCTTGGGGGAGCCGTCATGTCCCGCCGTATCCTTCCGGCCCGCGCGTCGGTCCGCGCGCTCGCCGCCGCCGGTACCGTCGCCGTCCTCGTCGCGGGCCTCGGTGCCTGTACCTCCGCGGAGGACGACAAGGACCCTGACCACCGCACCTTCACCTTCCGGGGCGACACCCTCACCATCGACGCCGACGACTCCGGTCTGGAGGTCGTCGCCGCCGACGGCAATGCCGCCGGCAAGGTCGAGGTGACGCGGTGGTTCCAGGGCTCGGTCGTCCTCGGCTCCGACCCCGAGGTCACCTGGAGCATGGACGGCGACCGGCTCAAGCTCCGTACACACTGCTCGGGCGTGGTCGCCGACTGTGCCAGCAAGCACCGCGTGG carries:
- a CDS encoding DUF2277 domain-containing protein, translated to MCRSIKTLRPPALPEEATEDEIRAAALQYVRKVSGFRAPAAHNREVFERAVEAVAGATAELLAGLEVRGGAGAGRAS
- a CDS encoding GNAT family N-acetyltransferase codes for the protein MDGVEERADGEGDRVCLVPWAEGDLWLLRRTNAPGMTVHLGGPETEEQLAVRHGRYLGLASGRMYRVTLADGGETVGSIGYWQRTWRGAEVWETGWAVLPEFQGRGLAARAARAVTEAARDAGPHRYLHAFPSIDHAASNAVCRRAGFTLLGQADFEYPKGHWIRSNDWRVDLKRGD